One Purpureocillium takamizusanense chromosome 1, complete sequence genomic window carries:
- a CDS encoding uncharacterized protein (EggNog:ENOG503NZ4E) has protein sequence MAAAEVSRFTASFSGSDPATLETRPLTTGWDERWLQSQLKLISSAWVWKRRYTEGFSTAILVRQQAGEPLRAPHFSPAWSRRLPNQNETTHDEILDPTGTDASARQRTPGTPEYLLSPLSVASKRERSGSSNGLFSDPALDVVVDWNSQHGIYEAKKKKKAGATNKFFDEEPDDKKDENAEGNGGGDKAGDDAGGGDAGDVGNAGAGDGSGGGNGDDDKDKDNAGAGDADPDDEWANFTTAKSKKKKGKKNAADPVTDAAPSLPTADFGGDTFHEIKLGDDSGKIDINFGSSDNNNSFGNWGTKWNTGGTDWLGGEGETGSAEKKEDLDSNPWNFSTSKSKKKGKTTFTFDALAAPEESTEPAVSNEAKDDDFGFTVSSKKDKKKKTSIWDMDTTEETKEPATDTKDASDPWGWTSTSKKKGKKNEPEPQPEPEPKIVPDSSAAEAPPESDWFAPVTKGKKKKKGGVAVVEEPPTVEESKPEPIPEKKEEADDAWDTWGTSKKDKKKKKANIVEELPAEEPATISPVEPAADDFWGTTVTKKGKKNKNKAAEPDPEPVPLPDPEPFKEEADTQKKEDDIWGLSTKTSKKDKKKKKDPFSWDDPEPTPEPKAAEPEPVVPVVEETVKEKEDTDDFWGSFGTVKKGKKKKGKDPEPEPEPIEPPPPPSPPAEPEKQPEKKEDDDFWGSFGTSKKDKKKKKKGLVEEVPAPPQPEPEPEPVPEPVSVPVSVPEPEPEKKDDDDFWGSFGTKKDKKKKKKATEEVKAEEPAPKPAPEPEKPADDTWDIWGGSKKDKKKKDSVFTDFGEPTKEEQAKPAEDKKEEDDIWGMATSKKDKKKKKAGLLDDPPPEETKPLEDKKDDDLWDLAPSKKDKKKKKGDLVQLDEREDKKATEDSPKESIEATGDDDFFSSWGTGKKDKKKKAADDSWKPDSIEEPADDFWGTVTKKKKDKSKNDPVEILDDITGEPDSVTWDVPSTSKSKSKDKEADKDKDKEKSKKDKEPKLSEKELKKLEKEKKKAEKAEKAEKERLEQEAKEAEAREAEEKAAREAEEKARFEEEEKARIEEEEKARVEAEAAAIVQEEEDLAALTEKKLKKGKLTKKDTEKFNRLTDNAAKRAEEKAAAEAEQAAKEAEEQAAREAEEQAAREAEEAEAAKKAKKGSKSKDKDKDKDKDKKKDKKSKEPEPAVPDPVPEPEPELKPEEVEELLSTNDKSTNDAFSYWGVSGNSKKAKKVLEDATDTKDTTPSGKATDGFSMKATTRKPVGGKIADKLKTFEAAPDPPPPPPPADPVPPPPPPPPTAPLKEDKKSSKSKKKSKDADDAEQDSASSKKSNKSSELPGSFPADEDEDESHAVVVDMTAKDTKKSKKSKSKSAADAPPPPPPPVPDAPLTPPPEPKPSKKERPKIKEDAASWARWNAAPRKEEPKSSSKPKTERTTSKRSAEKSSSKDSGSDKAERPDKAEKTPGKARLSAMFTSTPPISRSMSTRDKRLSASGKSSSRRHSVDMHGLASPPPEELPEMSSKAAKILGVDKSSSKKKTRRVASPDEDDIVMVGALDPETPAPKRDKRRSRRPQDDDLVMVDAGGPSETPVKRGLSASKKSGFAGLFSGLMTPKSARDANLDTDAVPVGTDREARTSDRKAKRSDRDMVDRDEARRERRRKREDEDEARRLEAKEARRAEKRAARQREDEERRMEEEKEARRAERRRLRKEKEAAALAAERDEAARRATKQERRRSQAMDGSEDEAERRRRREARRAAKAEEGGDASRRRSSRNPYMSADDMAGPRKRSKRDSQMEASAWPHSGTSSWVKEHSDAPPPPNDDEQARREARRAKRRARTGEAAADEMEEQRRRRRREERDRERRTGGGGGSEGSDERHHSRRGSAFMDATPRSSWWKKITG, from the exons atggccgcggccgaggttTCGAGGTTCACCGCAAGCTTCAGCGGAAGCGATCCCGCGACCCTCGAAACCAGACCCTTGACGACTGGATGGGATGAAAGATGGCTTCAGTCGCAATTGAAGCTAATTTCGTCCGCTTGGGTTTGGAAGAGAAGGTACACTGAG GGCTTTTCAACCGCCATCTTGGTGCGACAGCAGGCTGGAGAGCCTCTGCGAGCTCCGCATTTCTCGCCAGCCTGGTCACGACGATTACCCAACCAGAACGAGACCACCCACGACGAGATCTTAGATCCAACCGGGACTGATGCGTCTGCACGTCAGCGAACACCCGGGACGCCAGAGTATCTTCTGTCGCCATTGTCAGTCGCCAGCAAGCGTGAGCGCTCTGGTTCCAGCAACGGCCTGTTTTCTGACCCTGCCCTTGATGTCGTTGTCGACTGGAACTCCCAGCATGGCATTTACGAGGctaagaagaagaagaaggcagGCGCCACCAACAAATTCTTTGATGAAGAacccgacgacaagaaggatGAAAATGCGGAAGGAAATGGTGGGGGTGACAaggccggcgatgacgccggcggtggcgatgccgGTGACGTCGGaaacgccggcgccggtgacggcagcggcggcggtaatGGCGACGATGATAAGGACAAGGATAACGCCGGTGCCGGAGATGCTGATCCCGATGACGAATGGGCAAACTTTACAACAGCcaagtccaagaagaagaaggggaagaagaacGCGGCTGATCCGGTTACGGACGCCGCTCCCAGCTTGCCGACTGCGGATTTCGGAGGCGATACGTTCCATGAGATCAAGCTCGGAGACGACTCGGGTAAGATTGACATAAATTTCGGCTCTTCGGACAACAATAATTCGTTCGGTAACTGGGGCACCAAGTGGAACACGGGCGGTACAGATTGGCTGGGTGGGGAAGGGGAGACAGGCTCTGCTGAGAAGAAAGAAGACCTCGACTCGAACCCTTGGAACTTTAGCACGTCAaagtccaagaagaagggcaagacTACATTCACGTTCGATGCCCTCGCTGCGCCGGAGGAGAGCACCGAGCCGGCCGTCAGCAAtgaggccaaggacgacgacttcgGCTTCACGGTATCCtccaagaaggacaagaagaagaagacgagcaTATGGGACATGGACACAACAGAAGAGACGAAAGAGCCAGCCACGGACACGAAGGATGCGTCCGACCCCTGGGGTtggacctcgacgtcgaagaAGAAAGGCAAGAAGAACGAGCCCGAACCacagcccgagcccgagccaAAAATTGTGCCTGACTCGTCCGCCGCTGAGGCACCACCGGAAAGTGACTGGTTTGCCCCCGtcaccaagggcaagaagaaaaagaaagggGGGGTTGCGGTAGTCGAGGAGCCACCAACAGTCGAGGAATCAAAACCCGAGCCTATcccggagaagaaggaagaggccgacgacgcttGGGACACATGGGGCACCTCGAAAaaagacaagaagaagaagaaggcgaatATCGTGGAGGAATTGCCCGCAGAAGAACCCGCCACTATCTCGCCAGTCGAACCTGCTGCGGATGATTTTTGGGGAACCACAGTGacgaagaagggcaagaagaacaaAAATAAGGCGGCGGAACCAGACCCTGAACCTGTTCCACTGCCTGATCCTGAGCCATTCAAGGAAGAAGCCGATACTCAGAAGAAAGAGGATGACATTTGGGGACTCTCCACCAAAACTTCCAaaaaggacaagaagaagaagaaagatCCTTTCTCTTGGGACGACCCTGAACCAACCCCTGAGCCAAAAGCTGCCGAGCCTGAGCCCGTCGTGCCCGTGGTGGAAGAGACCGTCAAAGAAAAGGAAGATACCGACGATTTCTGGGGCTCTTTTGGCACAgtcaagaagggcaagaagaagaagggtaAAGATCCAGAGCCTGAACCCGAGCCAatcgagccgccgccgccgccttcaccaCCAGCGGAGCCTGAAAAGCAGCCTGAGAAGAAGGAAGATGACGACTTCTGGGGCAGCTTTGGGACTtccaagaaggacaagaagaagaagaagaagggtcTTGTTGAGGAGGTGCCGGCACCGCCACAACCGGAACCCGAGCCTGAGCCTGTGCCTGAGCCTGTGTCTGTGCCTGTGTCTGTGCCTGAGCCTGAGCCCGAGAAaaaggacgacgatgatTTTTGGGGCAGCTTCGGCACaaagaaggacaagaagaagaagaagaaggcgactgaagaggtcaaggccgaggaaCCTGCCCCAAAGCCtgcgcccgagcccgagaaACCCGCAGACGATACTTGGGACATCTGGGGTGGGAGCAAGAAGGacaaaaagaagaaggactCGGTCTTCACAGATTTTGGCGAGCCCACAAAAGAAGAGCAGGCCAAGCCTGCagaggacaagaaggaggaggacgacatcTGGGGCATGGCCACGtccaagaaggacaagaaaaagaagaaagcCGGCCTCCTGGACGATCCACCACCGGAAGAGACCAAACCTCTggaggacaagaaggacgacgacctttGGGACCTTGCCCCTTCCAAGAAGgataagaagaagaagaagggcgacCTTGTCCAGCTTGATGAGCGAGAGGACAAGAAAGCTACAGAGGATTCTCCCAAGGAATCAATCGAGGCtaccggcgacgacgacttcttcaGCAGTTGGGGAACCGGtaagaaggacaagaagaagaaggccgccgATGATTCCTGGAAACCGGACAGCATCGAGGAGCCCGCCGATGATTTCTGGGGTACAGtcaccaagaagaagaaggacaagtCCAAGAACGATCCCGTGGAAATTTTGGATGACATTACCG GAGAACCCGACAGCGTCACGTGGGATGTGCCTTCTACATCGAAATCCAAGTCCAAGGATAAGGAGGCCGACAAGGATAAGGACAAGGAAAAGtccaagaaggacaaggagccCAAGCTAAGCGAGAAGGAACTCAAGAAGCTtgagaaggagaagaagaaggccgaaaaggccgagaaggccgagaaggagcGGCTGGAgcaggaggccaaggaagcCGAAGCGCGCGAGGCTGAAGAGAAGGCTGCACGTGAGGCTGAGGAAAAGGCGCGATttgaagaggaggagaaggctCGAAtcgaagaggaagagaaggcccgcgtcgaggcggaaGCTGCTGCAATCGTccaggaagaggaagaccTAGCCGCGctgacggagaagaagctcaagaaGGGCAAACTGACCAAAAAGGACACAGAAAAGTTCAATCGGCTTACCGACAATGCAGCCAAGAgggccgaggagaaggctGCTGCCGAGGCAGAGCAGGCCGCCAAAGAAGCAGAGGAGCAAGCGGCGCGTGAGGCAGAGGAGCAGGCTGCACGAGAGGCAGAGgaagccgaggcggccaagaaggccaagaaggggTCCAAGTCCAAGGATAAAGAtaaggacaaggacaaggacaagaagaaggacaagaagtCCAAGGAGCCCGAACCCGCGGTGCCGGATCCGGTCCCAGAGCCCGAGCCGGAGCTCAAGccggaggaggtggaggagctccTCTCGACCAACGACAAGTCCACCAACGACGCCTTTAGCTACTGGGGCGTCAGCGGCAACTCCAAAAAGGCAAAGAAAG TTCTGGAAGATGCGACAGACACCAAGGACACGACACCCTCTGGCAAGGCGACTGATGGCTTCTCGATGAAAGCGACGACGCGAAAGCCTGTTGGCGGCAAAAtcgccgacaagctcaagaCGTTCGAGGCTGCGcccgacccgccgccgccgccgccgcctgcggatcccgtgccgccgcctccaccccCGCCTCCAACCGCGCCACTAaaggaggacaagaagagctccaagtccaagaagaagtccaaggacgccgacgacgccgagcaggacaGCGCATCATCCAAGAAGAGCAACAAGTCGTCGGAATTGCCGGGAAGCTTccctgccgacgaggacgaggacgagtcccacgccgtcgtcgtcgacatgacCGCAAAGGACAcgaagaagagcaagaagagcaagTCCAAATCGGCTgcagacgcgccgccgccgccgccgccgccggtcccCGATgcgccgctgacgccgcctccTGAGCCCAAGCCATCCAAGAAGGAACGGCCCAAGATAAAGGAagacgccgcctcctgggCCCGGTGGAACGCAGCGCCTCGCAAAGAGGAGCCCAAGTCCTCGTCCAAGCCGAAGACCGAGAGGACAACGTCGAAGCGGTCGGCGGAGAAGTCTTCCTCAAAGGACTCGGGCTCCGATAAGGCAGAACGTCCAGACAAGGCAGAGAAGACGCCAGGCAAGGCTCGACTATCTGCCATGTTCACAAGCACGCCACCCATCTCACGATCCATGTCGACACGGGACAAACGACTGAGCGCGAGCGGGaaatcgtcgtcgcgccgccacTCCGTCGACATGCACGGCTTGGCATCCCCGCCTCCCGAGGAGCTACCCGAGATGTCATCCAAGGCAGCTAAGATTCTGGGAGTCGACAAGTCCAGCAGCAAAAAGAAAACGCGAAGGGTGGCCTCACCAGATGAGGACGACATCGTTATGGTCGGCGCTCTGGACCCGGAGACCCCCGCCCCCAAGCGAGACAAGCGGCGTTCAAGGAGACCGCAGGACGATGACCTCGTGATGGTAGACGCGGGTGGGCCCTCGGAGACACCCGTGAAGCGGGGACTGTCCGCCTCAAAGAAGTCCGGATTTGCGGGCCTCTTCAGCGGTCTCATGACACCCAAGTCGGCCAGGGACGCCAACCTCGACACCGACGCCGTGCCAGTCGGCACAGACCGGGAGGCTCGCACGTCGGATCGCAAGGCCAAGCGCAGCGATCGTGATATGGTCGACCGGGACGAAGCACGGCGCGAACGACGGCGGAAacgcgaggacgaggacgaggcgcgcaggctagaggccaaggaggcccgGCGAGCCGAGAAGCGTGCCGCTCGTCAgagggaggatgaggagcgccgtatggaggaggagaaggaagcTCGAAGGGCAGagcgacgtcgtcttcgcaAGGAAAAAGAAGCCGCCGCGTTGGCTGCCGAAAGGGACGAGGCGGCACGGAGGGCTACCAAGCAAGAGCGACGACGGTCTCAGGCGATGGACGGCTCCGAAGACGAAGCCGAACGCCGTCGCAGGCGAGAGGCACGTCGGGCCGCCAAAGCTGAGGAAGGCGGTGATGCCTCCAGACGCCGGAGCAGTCGCAACCCGTATATgtcggccgacgacatggcgggGCCTCGCAAGAGGAGCAAGCGCGACAGCCAGATGGAGGCGTCGGCCTGGCCCCATTCAGGAACATCGTCGTGGGTTAAGGAGCATTCGgacgcaccgccgcctccaaatgacgacgagcaggcacGGCgcgaagctcgtcgagccaAGCGGCGAGCCAGGACtggcgaggctgcggcggacgagatggaggagcagcgcaggcgccgcaggcGAGAGGAGCGTGACAGAGAGAGGCGgactggcggcggtggagggtCGGAGGGGAGCGACGAGCGTCACCACAGCAGGCGAGGGTCTGCCTTCATGGACGCAACACCACGGAGCAGCTGGTGGAAGAAGATTACGGGATAa
- a CDS encoding uncharacterized protein (COG:K~EggNog:ENOG503NWEB): protein MAAPGKQSRWGSFLSQAVAGVESRLDNILAEADESSQQKPMPAGAAAAAATSPASSPKPAQLAALPKPTPGSSRSSSTNRTNDRLQARLAKAMASKNAPGPTDSKGTPSPRSSVDVSNRPSMERPSMDKEQQSQADTPRAESPAAGAAPPDASPEMDEPQHQPSNVEPRDERIISQHDTVDNAVTTGDSISSNGDTNDAAKKQNSQVVVSDAVLSDLAKDMEQIKQRQQEEIQEYVERVDSLQAKLQYLSKTAADTAKKAASAAATGSIERKLAEKDEKIALLMEEGGKLSSTEQKFRMTIKKLRQQMAEHDKQTEELKMARDKAMGDAESLRKRLDSAEGSEKRQEETKRATAALQKEIDALKRERAKKDEAYRRLEQDAKTRAEQAEAASTEALNKALATERAKQKELEDANAALRAEKEALSDKARLEAIEWSEKLERAAQRSSKVEEELKAELRSTESKLEAMRTAAEEASSGSGGEAQVKMFRQIETLQSQYATARENWQGIESSLLAKAATLEKERDEAQRRESEMRKKARDTASRNRSLEDELADLEPALATARHELESFRDQVVELKALSKKTQEALEQARADLDKAKQRSISQDDGGDAERRQWVDDVAGATHRGQQSRPDSPLLSVSRTFSSELLGGLPMPGKPRRTPTSGSIPDSPAEVMSPMRRLSGQPPLRPAVPSTIGSGPPPAPFSPFEPPADAAQVPSPPTAERENGADEVASSSPRNIAQDMISVSTVAAGPSVQLVERMSAAIRRLEAEKVAAKEEMARICNQRDEARGDMVGLMKELDEAKDAAKKVPQLEEQVSQLDSRYQTTLEMLGEKSELVEELRADVQDVKAMYRELVERTVQR, encoded by the exons ATGGCTGCCCCGGGCAAGCAGTCGAGATGGGGCTCGTTCCTctcccaggccgtcgccggggtCGAGTCGCGCCTCGACAACATcctcgccgaagccgacgagtCCTCTCAGCAGAAGCCAATgcccgccggtgctgctgctgctgctgctacttcTCCGGCGAGCAGCCCCAAGCCGGCacagctcgccgcgctcccGAAGCCGACTCCTG GCAGTTCGAGGTCTTCCTCTACGAACCGTACCAATGACCGGCTACAGGCGAGActggccaaggccatggccagcaaGAACGCTCCCGGCCCTACGGACAGCAAAGGCACGCCGTCCCCGCGCAGCTCCGTCGACGTATCGAACCGCCCGTCCATGGAGAGGCCATCAATGGACAAGGAACAGCAAAGCCAGGCCGACACTCCGAGAGCCGAgagccccgccgccggtgcggcgccgcccgacgcgtCACCAGAGATGGACGAACCACAACATCAGCCGAGCAATGTCGAACCCCGAGACGAACGAATTATCAGCCAACATGACACCGTTGACAATGCCGTCACAACAGGCGACTCGATCTCCTCCAACGGCGACACCAACGACGCGGCTAAAAAGCAAAATAGCCAAGTAGTGGTGTCAGACGCCGTCCTCTCAGATCTGGCCAAGGACATGGAGCAGATCAAGCAGCGGCAACAGGAGGAGATTCAAGAATACGTCGAGCGTGTTGATTCACTGCAGGCAAAGCTACAGTACCTGTCCAAGACGGCCGCGGACACGGCCAAAAAagccgcgagcgcggcggccacgggcaGCATTGAGCGCAAGCTAGCGGAGAAGGACGAGAAGATTGCTCTGCTAATGGAAGAAGGCGGGAAACTATCAAGCACGGAGCAAAAGTTCCGCATGACTATCAAGAAGCTGCGTCAGCAGATGGCGGAGCACGACAAGCAGACCGAAGAGCTCAAAATGGCTCGCGACAAGGCCATGGGCGACGCAGAGTCGTTGCGCAAACGCCTAGACAGCGCAGAAGGAAGCGAGAAGCGTCAAGAGGAGACGAagcgcgccaccgccgctcTGCAGAAGGAGATTGACGCACTGAAAAGGGAGCGCGCGAAAAAGGACGAGGCATATCGGCGTCTGGAGCAGGACGCCAAGACAAGAGCAGAACAGGCGGAAGCGGCGAGCACGGAAGCCCTCAACAAAGCGTTGGCCACTGAACGTGCGAAGCAAAAGGAGCTGGAGGACGCAAACGCAGCGCTCCGGGCAGAGAAGGAGGCTCTTAGCGACAAGGCACGCCTAGAAGCCATAGAATGGAGCGAGAAGTTGGAGCGCGCGGCACAAAGGAGCAGCAAGGTGGAAGAGGAGCTCAAGGCTGAGTTGCGCTCCACGGAGagcaagctcgaggccatgcgTACTGCCGCAGAGGAAGCGTCGTCTGGGTCGGGAGGGGAAGCCCAGGTCAAGATGTTCCGCCAGATCGAAACTCTGCAGTCCCAGTACGCGACTGCCCGCGAGAACTGGCAAGGTATCGAATCCTCACTGCTTGCCAAGGCGGCCACCCTCGAGAAGGAAAGAGACGAGGCACAGAGACGCGAGTCCGAGATGCGCAAGAAAGCTCGCGATACG GCGAGCCGAAATAGAAGTCTTGAAGATGAACTGGCAGATCTCGAGCCGGCACTCGCCACAGCAAGGCACGAACTAGAGTCGTTTCGCGACCAGGTGGTAGAGCTCAAGGCCTTGTCCAAGAAGACGCaggaggccctcgagcaggccagggccgatctcgacaaggccaagcagcGGTCGATAAGTCAAgacgatggtggcgacgCAGAACGGCGGCAGtgggtcgacgacgttgctGGCGCCACCCACAGGGGCCAACAGAGCCGTCCCGACTCGCCCCTGCTATCAGTCTCGCGGACGTTCAGCTCAGAACTCCTGGGCGGATTGCCGATGCCCGGGAAGCCTCGGCGGACGCCGACCTCGGGTAGTATCCCGGACAGTCCTGCGGAGGTCATGTCGCCGATGCGACGCCTGTCCGGGCAACCTCCCTTGCGGCCCGCCGTGCCCTCGACGATCGGGTccggtccgccgccggcaccgttCTCTCCCTTCGAGCCGCCAGCCGACGCAGCGCAAGTCCCCTCGCCACCAACCGCAGAGCGCGAGAACGGTGCCGATGaggtggcctcgtcgtccccgcgCAACATCGCCCAGGACATGATCTCGGTCTCGACCGTGGCTGCGgggccgtccgtccagctcgtcgagaggATGAGCGCAGCGATCCGGCGGCTCGAGGCGGAAAAGGTGGCGGCCAAAGAGGAGATGGCGAGAATATGCAACCAGCGAGACGAGGCCCGGGGCGACATGGTGGGCCTCATGaaggagctggacgaggccaaggacgcggccaagaaggtgccgcagctggaggagcaggtGTCGCAGCTCGACTCGCGATACCAGACCACGCTGGAGATGCTCGGAGAGAAGAGCGAGCTCGTTGAGGAGCTCCGGGCCGACGTGCAGGACGTCAAGGCCATGTaccgcgagctcgtcgagcgaACCGTGCAAAGGTAG